A stretch of the Ananas comosus cultivar F153 linkage group 14, ASM154086v1, whole genome shotgun sequence genome encodes the following:
- the LOC109720536 gene encoding protein NEDD1 isoform X2 has translation MGFVDPMSPLLATCGGDTVKLFDVTVDSGDPCVLSYSPSPGSQVNSVKWNHTNLVVASAGDDKKISLWHKKGQNMGVVPLAGSDLGDDIEESIVAVSFSNKGSRYLCSGGSGHIVRIWDLQRKRCIKWLSGHTDTITGVMYNCKDEHLASISVKGDLILHNLASGARAAELKDPNGQVLRVLDYSRLSRHVLVTAGDDGSIHLWDTTARAPKVSWLKQHSAPTTGVCFSPSSDKIIASVGLDKKLYMFDSGTRRSTHCIPYEAPFSSLVYNDDGNILTAGTNSGRVVFYDVRGKPQPLTVLRAYSSSEAVASLCWQRSKPVIVNENNCTAEVALLGGTSEESVLMPDPLPSLSSSSLSSATTVSSFRSSLTASTSGASVSNTSNFSTVEETPHRSRLLTGGNLSRLQAPRGCYNLKDDMDVFSPLVDVQPITPSLGNWWDEHDEAKKDSALADKKSTLFSTSTRKFAFNDGNIDGHPISDWRSSSNSKQDDTQSLSNPVLSIKNESSLSPTPDKLIHHRQQTSLSRFVPSTSINKPLSNNTNSSAFLDSLSAYNLTAVSTTSETKSRPSTANTEIPGSAASTLPWKYSTYAERISTSSAFSEGMASAIGSPKLKKTGAETREELLNSLLSRQEAASSSATGGTLGVAAQPSRTVSPPTDQQHATSSFSLQLVQRTLEETLGSVQKSIHEDVRNLHIELLRQFHMQEMEMSSLLAAVLEKQDALMKEVQMLRKENQQLRQLL, from the exons ATGGGGTTCGTGGATCCGATGTCTCCGCTTCTCGCCACCTGCGGCGGCGACACCGTGAAGCTGTTTGATGTTACGGTGGACTCGGGCGATCCGTGCGTGCTCAGCTACTCCCCATCCCCTGGATCCCAAGTGAACTCGGTGAAGTGGAATCATACAA atttGGTAGTTGCAAGTGCTGGAGATGATAAGAAGATTTCTCTCTGGCATAAAAAAGGTCAAAATATGGGAGTGGTACCTCTTGCAGGTTCCGATCTTGGAGATGACATAGAG GAGTCTATAGTTGCTGTCAGCTTTAGCAATAAGGGTTCCAGGTACCTTTGCTCAGGTGGAAGTGGCCATATCGTTAGGATATGGGATTTACAGAGGAAACGCTGCATCAAATGGCTTAGTGGTCACACTGATACAATTACTGGTGTTATGTATAATTGTAAGGATGAGCATTTAGCATCTATCAGTGTAAAAGGTGATCTTATTCTTCACAACCTTGCTTCTGGAGCACGTGCTGCTGAACTCAAAGATCCAAACGGGCAG GTTTTAAGAGTGCTTGATTATTCTCGACTTAGCCGGCACGTTTTGGTGACAGCAGGTGATGATGGTTCTATACATCTCTGGGATACAACTGCTAGGGCTCCGAAG GTTTCCTGGCTGAAGCAGCATTCTGCACCTACAACTGGTGTTTGCTTCTCACCCTCCAGTGACAAG ATAATTGCTAGTGTTGGCCTTGACAAAAAGTTGTATATGTTTGATTCCGGGACGAGAAGGTCCACACATTGCATTCCTTATGAGGCACCTTTCTCATCATTAGTTTATAATGATGATGGCAATATACTTACTGCTGGAACAAATAGTGGGCGTGTGGTATTCTATGATGTTCGTGGGAAGCCTCAACCTTTAACTGTTCTTCGTGCATATAGTAGCTCAGAG GCTGTTGCAAGCTTATGTTGGCAAAGGTCGAAGCCCGTCATTGTAAACGAGAACAATTGTACTGCTGAAGTTGCTCTTCTTGGAGGCACCAGCGAAGAATCAGTTCTAATGCCAGACCCATTACCTTCTTTATCATCCTCAAGCTTGTCATCTGCAACAACAGTATCTAGTTTCCGCTCCTCTTTAACAGCAAGCACGAGCGGCGCATCGGTATCAAACACTTCGAATTTTTCTACTGTTGAAGAAACTCCACATAGAAGCCGTTTACTCACTGGAGGAAATTTATCGAGGCTGCAAGCGCCTCGGGGTTGTTATAATTTAAAGGATGATATGGATGTTTTTTCTCCGTTAGTTGATGTTCAGCCAATCACCCCGTCTCTTGGTAATTGGTGGGATGAACATGATGAAGCTAAAAAAGATAGTGCGCTCGCTGATAAGAAGTCTACACTGTTTTCGACTTCAACAAGGAAATTCGCCTTTAATGATGGCAATATTGATGGGCATCCAATATCTGATTGGAGATCCAGTTCAAACTCTAAGCAG GATGACACGCAGTCTTTATCCAACCCTGTTCTGTCGATAAAAAATGAgtcatctctctctccaactcCCGATAAACTAATTCATCACCGTCAACAAACCTCACTATCACGCTTTGTGCCTTCGACATCAATA AATAAACCCCTCTCAAACAATACAAACTCGTCAGCATTCTTGGATTCTTTGTCGGCTTACAACCTAACCGCAGTTTCCACAACCTCAGAGACAAAGTCTAGACCGTCAACAGCTAATACTGAGATACCAGGATCAGCGGCATCGACTCTGCCATGGAAATATTCGACTTATGCTGAGAGAATAAGCACCAGTTCTGCTTTCAGTGAAGGAATGGCTTCAGCAATAGGTTCACCGAAATTGAAGAAAACAGGAGCAGAAACTAGAGAAGAGCTTCTGAATAGCTTGTTATCAAGGCAAGAAGCAGCTAGTTCTTCTGCGACGGGGGGCACCTTG GGAGTCGCAGCTCAACCATCACGAACCGTAAGTCCACCAACAGATCAACAGCATGCGACTTCTTCATTTTCGCTTCAGCTTGTCCAGCGCACTCTCGAAGAAACTTTGGGATCCGTTCAGAAGTCCATCCACGAAGACGTGAGGAATCTCCACATCGAGCTGCTAAGACAATTCCACATGCAGGAG ATGGAGATGTCGAGTTTGCTTGCCGCAGTCCTGGAGAAGCAGGACGCGCTGATGAAAGAAGTGCAAATGCTGAGAAAGGAGAACCAGCAACTCCGCCAGTTACTATga
- the LOC109720536 gene encoding protein NEDD1 isoform X1 → MGFVDPMSPLLATCGGDTVKLFDVTVDSGDPCVLSYSPSPGSQVNSVKWNHTNLVVASAGDDKKISLWHKKGQNMGVVPLAGSDLGDDIEESIVAVSFSNKGSRYLCSGGSGHIVRIWDLQRKRCIKWLSGHTDTITGVMYNCKDEHLASISVKGDLILHNLASGARAAELKDPNGQVLRVLDYSRLSRHVLVTAGDDGSIHLWDTTARAPKVSWLKQHSAPTTGVCFSPSSDKIIASVGLDKKLYMFDSGTRRSTHCIPYEAPFSSLVYNDDGNILTAGTNSGRVVFYDVRGKPQPLTVLRAYSSSEAVASLCWQRSKPVIVNENNCTAEVALLGGTSEESVLMPDPLPSLSSSSLSSATTVSSFRSSLTASTSGASVSNTSNFSTVEETPHRSRLLTGGNLSRLQAPRGCYNLKDDMDVFSPLVDVQPITPSLGNWWDEHDEAKKDSALADKKSTLFSTSTRKFAFNDGNIDGHPISDWRSSSNSKQDDTQSLSNPVLSIKNESSLSPTPDKLIHHRQQTSLSRFVPSTSIVSGSTFAGLQDSSSSTSNPVKSSLSNPSIGSMNLQNKPLSNNTNSSAFLDSLSAYNLTAVSTTSETKSRPSTANTEIPGSAASTLPWKYSTYAERISTSSAFSEGMASAIGSPKLKKTGAETREELLNSLLSRQEAASSSATGGTLGVAAQPSRTVSPPTDQQHATSSFSLQLVQRTLEETLGSVQKSIHEDVRNLHIELLRQFHMQEMEMSSLLAAVLEKQDALMKEVQMLRKENQQLRQLL, encoded by the exons ATGGGGTTCGTGGATCCGATGTCTCCGCTTCTCGCCACCTGCGGCGGCGACACCGTGAAGCTGTTTGATGTTACGGTGGACTCGGGCGATCCGTGCGTGCTCAGCTACTCCCCATCCCCTGGATCCCAAGTGAACTCGGTGAAGTGGAATCATACAA atttGGTAGTTGCAAGTGCTGGAGATGATAAGAAGATTTCTCTCTGGCATAAAAAAGGTCAAAATATGGGAGTGGTACCTCTTGCAGGTTCCGATCTTGGAGATGACATAGAG GAGTCTATAGTTGCTGTCAGCTTTAGCAATAAGGGTTCCAGGTACCTTTGCTCAGGTGGAAGTGGCCATATCGTTAGGATATGGGATTTACAGAGGAAACGCTGCATCAAATGGCTTAGTGGTCACACTGATACAATTACTGGTGTTATGTATAATTGTAAGGATGAGCATTTAGCATCTATCAGTGTAAAAGGTGATCTTATTCTTCACAACCTTGCTTCTGGAGCACGTGCTGCTGAACTCAAAGATCCAAACGGGCAG GTTTTAAGAGTGCTTGATTATTCTCGACTTAGCCGGCACGTTTTGGTGACAGCAGGTGATGATGGTTCTATACATCTCTGGGATACAACTGCTAGGGCTCCGAAG GTTTCCTGGCTGAAGCAGCATTCTGCACCTACAACTGGTGTTTGCTTCTCACCCTCCAGTGACAAG ATAATTGCTAGTGTTGGCCTTGACAAAAAGTTGTATATGTTTGATTCCGGGACGAGAAGGTCCACACATTGCATTCCTTATGAGGCACCTTTCTCATCATTAGTTTATAATGATGATGGCAATATACTTACTGCTGGAACAAATAGTGGGCGTGTGGTATTCTATGATGTTCGTGGGAAGCCTCAACCTTTAACTGTTCTTCGTGCATATAGTAGCTCAGAG GCTGTTGCAAGCTTATGTTGGCAAAGGTCGAAGCCCGTCATTGTAAACGAGAACAATTGTACTGCTGAAGTTGCTCTTCTTGGAGGCACCAGCGAAGAATCAGTTCTAATGCCAGACCCATTACCTTCTTTATCATCCTCAAGCTTGTCATCTGCAACAACAGTATCTAGTTTCCGCTCCTCTTTAACAGCAAGCACGAGCGGCGCATCGGTATCAAACACTTCGAATTTTTCTACTGTTGAAGAAACTCCACATAGAAGCCGTTTACTCACTGGAGGAAATTTATCGAGGCTGCAAGCGCCTCGGGGTTGTTATAATTTAAAGGATGATATGGATGTTTTTTCTCCGTTAGTTGATGTTCAGCCAATCACCCCGTCTCTTGGTAATTGGTGGGATGAACATGATGAAGCTAAAAAAGATAGTGCGCTCGCTGATAAGAAGTCTACACTGTTTTCGACTTCAACAAGGAAATTCGCCTTTAATGATGGCAATATTGATGGGCATCCAATATCTGATTGGAGATCCAGTTCAAACTCTAAGCAG GATGACACGCAGTCTTTATCCAACCCTGTTCTGTCGATAAAAAATGAgtcatctctctctccaactcCCGATAAACTAATTCATCACCGTCAACAAACCTCACTATCACGCTTTGTGCCTTCGACATCAATAGTCAGTGGGTCCACGTTCGCAGGATTACAAGATTCATCTTCCTCCACTAGTAACCCAGTAAAGAGCTCTTTATCTAACCCTAGCATTGGTTCTATGAACCTGCAGAATAAACCCCTCTCAAACAATACAAACTCGTCAGCATTCTTGGATTCTTTGTCGGCTTACAACCTAACCGCAGTTTCCACAACCTCAGAGACAAAGTCTAGACCGTCAACAGCTAATACTGAGATACCAGGATCAGCGGCATCGACTCTGCCATGGAAATATTCGACTTATGCTGAGAGAATAAGCACCAGTTCTGCTTTCAGTGAAGGAATGGCTTCAGCAATAGGTTCACCGAAATTGAAGAAAACAGGAGCAGAAACTAGAGAAGAGCTTCTGAATAGCTTGTTATCAAGGCAAGAAGCAGCTAGTTCTTCTGCGACGGGGGGCACCTTG GGAGTCGCAGCTCAACCATCACGAACCGTAAGTCCACCAACAGATCAACAGCATGCGACTTCTTCATTTTCGCTTCAGCTTGTCCAGCGCACTCTCGAAGAAACTTTGGGATCCGTTCAGAAGTCCATCCACGAAGACGTGAGGAATCTCCACATCGAGCTGCTAAGACAATTCCACATGCAGGAG ATGGAGATGTCGAGTTTGCTTGCCGCAGTCCTGGAGAAGCAGGACGCGCTGATGAAAGAAGTGCAAATGCTGAGAAAGGAGAACCAGCAACTCCGCCAGTTACTATga
- the LOC109720704 gene encoding vacuolar protein sorting-associated protein 32 homolog 2-like → MFSRIFGKPKEQTNALATLDKLNETLEMLEKKEKVLLKKAAAEVERAKEFTRAKNKRAAIQCLKRKRLYEQQIEQLGNFQLRIHDQMIMLKGAKTTTETVDALRTGAAAMKAMQKATNIDDVDKTMDEINEQTENMKQIQEALSAPIGIAADFDEDELEAELEELEGAELEEQLLQPATTAPVAPVHVPAGKQPARATPQKTTATTAEEDELAALQAEMAM, encoded by the exons ATGTTTAGTAGGATTTTTGGGAAGCCAAAGGAGCAAACTAATGCCTTGGCCACTTTGGACAAGTTAAATGAG ACACTTGAGATgctagaaaagaaggagaaagtcCTCCTGAAGAAAGCAGCTGCTGAGGTTGAGAGGGCCAAGGAGTTCACcagagcaaagaacaaaaggG cTGCCATACAATGCTTGAAGAGGAAGAGACTTTACGAGCAGCAAATTGAACAGCTTGGAAATTTCCAGTTAAGAATTCATGATCAG ATGATAATGCTGAAAGGTGCAAAAACCACAACGGAGACTGTTGATGCATTAAGAACAGGAGCTGCTGCAATGAAGGCTATGCAGAAAGCCAC AAATATTGATGATGTTGACAAGACAATGGatgaaataaatgaacaaaCAGAGAACATGAAACAAATACAGGAAGCATTATCGGCGCCTATCGGAATTGCTGCTGATTTTGATGAG GATGAATTGGAAGCAGAACTTGAAGAGCTTGAGGGAGCAGAGTTGGAGGAACAGCTTCTCCAACCAGCTACGACTGCTCCAGTTGCTCCAGTACATGTGCCAGCTGGTAAGCAACCGGCTCGGGCCACTCCTCAGAAAACTACTGCAACTACAGCTGAAGAGGATGAACTCGCGGCGTTACAAGCAGAAATGGCAATGTAG
- the LOC109720662 gene encoding disease resistance protein RPM1-like — protein MAEAAVFHVLNKIAASLAGTISDELVKEVSALLAVKNSMKQIKSEFAVMRAFVSQVNAYDSRNETLAAWLEQVKKVAFEVEDIIDEYTYLVGKENVSSFWNSLKQAFRHSKNIAAWHGIADQLKQVETRLERLTKMRHRYGISVRETASNSTALRQRRAFDIPHLSNEDEIVGNDEETKRLIEWLTDGREARAVISISGMGGLGKTTLANSIFKNPTVKRHFNWSVWISVSQSYRVEDLLRRILTHNTGKNEEILNGIDTMDRIELAEKVQIYLREKRYLIVLDDVWSRDPWSSLDHAFVRNNFRSRVIITTRTEDVASLADENRRLRLSTLPKEEAWDLFCKKAFSKLAEKCCPEDLKDWAEKIVDKCQGLPLAVVAIGSLLSYRRQQEQEWKSFYDQLSWQLTNNPELNWVASVLNLSFDNLPSYLKNCFLYCGLFPEDYLIKRKWLIRLWTAEGFIEERGPETTMEEVADGYVKELVHRSMLQVVERNDFGRAKTLQIHDLVREITLTTSRKEKFGIVCNGPGATVLREQARRVSVHKDGLTSQPNGNLRQLRSFILFDKQLPPSSIENASSSFKLLRVLCLRHAKMEQIPDAVFDLFNLHYLDLQYTEVKSIPKSLGKLQNLQTLDLNVTRVEKLPREVATLTKLRHLFVSCYYDFECRIFDCFSAVSVPHDICRLKGLQTLLNIKADKFLMQNIGSLTSLRNLFVMKVRGAYCTELWASLKMMPGLVTLGVVASDKDELLRLDSVHPLPSLHKLYLQGRLDEDEAPTVFASFGRLRDLALGWSGLQNDPLHAFSHMSSLVNLQLYRVYKGPRLSFRAGWFPRLKNLFLADMAQVSVIDIEDGAMESLYQLRLIGLSSLTAAPAGVVYLQSLQEMYLTDMPQEFIGSLETSEFPEYLSIYIF, from the coding sequence ATGGCCGAAGCTGCGGTGTTTCATGTACTCAACAAGATTGCAGCTTCGTTGGCAGGTACAATAAGCGATGAATTAGTCAAAGAAGTGTCGGCCTTGCTAGCAGTCAAGAACAGCATGAAACAAATCAAGAGCGAGTTTGCGGTGATGCGAGCCTTTGTAAGTCAAGTCAACGCATACGATTCTCGTAACGAAACCTTGGCGGCGTGGCTCGAACAAGTCAAGAAGGTTGCATTCGAAGTCGAGGATATAATCGACGAGTACACTTATCTCGTTGGGAAAGAAAACGTCAGCAGCTTCTGGAATTCCCTGAAGCAAGCGTTTCGTCATTCGAAAAACATCGCCGCATGGCACGGTATCGCCGATCAGCTCAAACAGGTGGAAACTCGTCTAGAGAGGCTCACAAAAATGAGACACCGGTACGGCATTTCAGTGAGAGAAACCGCGTCGAATTCCACTGCTCTTAGGCAGCGGCGAGCGTTCGATATTCCGCACTTGAGCAACGAAGACGAGATCGTGGGGAATGATGAGGAAACCAAAAGGTTGATTGAATGGCTGACCGACGGGAGGGAAGCTCGCGCCGTCATTTCCATTTCGGGCATGGGAGGGTTGGGTAAAACAACGCTGGCGAACAGCATTTTCAAGAATCCGACAGTTAAACGCCACTTCAACTGGAGCGTATGGATCTCCGTCTCGCAAAGCTATCGAGTCGAAGATCTACTGCGAAGGATCTTAACACACAACACGGGCAAAAACGAGGAGATTCTAAATGGCATCGACACTATGGACCGGATTGAACTAGCGGAGAAGGTTCAAATCTATCTGCGGGAAAAAAGGTACTTGATCGTCTTAGATGATGTTTGGAGCAGAGACCCCTGGTCTTCGTTGGATCACGCGTTCGTGAGAAACAATTTCAGGAGCAGAGTGATCATCACGACGCGGACGGAAGATGTGGCTTCGTTGGCGGACGAGAATCGCCGCTTACGGCTTAGCACTTTGCCGAAGGAGGAAGCGTGGGATCTGTTCTGCAAGAAAGCGTTCTCGAAGCTCGCGGAGAAATGCTGCCCGGAGGATCTTAAGGACTGGGCTGAAAAGATTGTGGACAAGTGCCAAGGGTTGCCGCTCGCTGTCGTGGCGATCGGCAGTCTGTTATCCTACAGACGGCAGCAGGAGCAGGAGTGGAAGTCGTTCTACGATCAGCTTAGCTGGCAGCTGACGAACAATCCGGAGCTGAACTGGGTGGCGAGCGTTCTAAATCTCAGCTTCGACAACCTGCCGAGCTATCTAAAGAACTGCTTTCTGTACTGCGGCCTATTCCCAGAGGATTATCTGATAAAGCGGAAATGGTTGATCAGGCTGTGGACGGCCGAAGGATTCATCGAAGAAAGGGGGCCGGAGACGACAATGGAGGAAGTGGCCGACGGCTACGTGAAGGAACTCGTTCATCGATCGATGCTACAGGTCGTGGAACGGAACGACTTTGGAAGAGCGAAAACGCTTCAAATCCACGATCTCGTGAGGGAAATAACTCTGACCACGTCGAGAAAGGAAAAATTTGGGATCGTGTGCAACGGCCCGGGGGCAACGGTGTTGAGGGAACAAGCTCGTCGCGTGTCCGTTCATAAAGACGGATTGACCTCACAACCAAATGGAAATTTACGACAGCTTCGCTCGTTTATTTTGTTCGATAAACAACTGCCGCCATCTAGTATCGAAAACGCTTCATCAAGTTTCAAGTTACTGAGGGTGCTCTGCTTGCGACACGCCAAGATGGAGCAGATCCCGGACGCGGTGTTCGATTTGTTCAACCTGCATTATCTGGACTTACAATACACGGAGGTGAAGAGCATCCCGAAGTCGCTGGGGAAGCTCCAGAACCTGCAGACGCTCGACCTGAACGTGACCCGCGTGGAGAAACTGCCGCGTGAAGTCGCGACGCTGACGAAGCTGCGGCACCTGTTCGTGAGCTGCTACTACGACTTCGAGTGCAGAATTTTCGACTGCTTCAGCGCGGTGTCGGTCCCGCACGACATCTGCCGCCTGAAAGGCCTGCAGACGCTGCTCAACATCAAAGCCGACAAGTTCTTGATGCAGAACATCGGAAGCTTAACGTCACTACGTAATCTTTTTGTCATGAAAGTGCGAGGCGCCTACTGCACGGAGTTGTGGGCCTCCCTGAAAATGATGCCCGGGCTCGTCACGTTGGGCGTCGTCGCGAGCGACAAAGACGAATTGCTTCGTCTGGACAGCGTGCACCCGCTGCCGAGCCTGCATAAGCTCTACTTGCAAGGAAGGCTGGACGAGGACGAGGCTCCGACCGTGTTCGCCAGCTTCGGAAGGCTCCGAGACCTGGCACTAGGCTGGTCAGGGCTGCAGAATGATCCATTGCATGCCTTCTCGCACATGTCGAGCCTCGTAAACCTCCAGCTCTACCGGGTCTACAAGGGGCCGCGGTTGAGCTTTCGCGCCGGCTGGTTTCCTAGGCTGAAAAACCTGTTTTTAGCCGACATGGCGCAAGTGAGTGTTATTGATATCGAAGACGGAGCCATGGAAAGCTTGTATCAGCTGCGGCTTATCGGCCTGTCGAGCTTGACGGCTGCACCGGCGGGTGTCGTTTACCTGCAGTCGCTGCAGGAGATGTATCTCACCGATATGCCGCAGGAGTTCATTGGGAGCCTCGAAACAAGTGAATTTCCAGAATAtttgtcaatatatatattttga